The Meiothermus sp. CFH 77666 genome has a window encoding:
- a CDS encoding VWA domain-containing protein → MTVPTHQLLRHVVAFARSLRSEGIVVTPGQTATFARALGEISIFDPLAFFYAAQCTLLTRREDQARFAEVFRKFWQSLGLERFPGELLNQTALPPKKEQKAKPGEVGRESRCSGESNSQPLPIVDRALTFSETEVLKQKRFDQMTEEELEAARKLLYNFVWNPPERRTRRLKAFGKEQLDLRRSFRRSLKHQGELLELTERSRKPKPRPIVALADVSGSMERYARMLLHFLHAFSLEQTRKGVRQIETFTFGTRLTRITRTLKKRSVDAALTEVGQQVKDWSGGTRIGACLHTFNHTWAKRVLGRGAIVLVISDGWDQGAPELLAFEMERLQKSCHRLIWLNPLIGTPGYQPLTRGLVAAMPFMDDFLPVHNLKSLEQLVEVLATVQRQRGSIH, encoded by the coding sequence ATGACCGTCCCCACCCACCAACTGTTGCGCCATGTGGTGGCTTTTGCGCGCAGCCTGCGAAGTGAGGGCATTGTGGTAACCCCCGGCCAGACCGCTACCTTCGCCAGAGCGCTGGGGGAAATTTCCATCTTTGACCCACTGGCTTTTTTCTATGCCGCCCAGTGCACCCTGCTGACCCGGCGGGAGGATCAGGCCAGGTTTGCCGAAGTCTTTCGCAAGTTCTGGCAGAGTCTGGGCCTGGAGCGTTTTCCTGGCGAGCTGCTGAACCAGACTGCCCTGCCCCCCAAAAAAGAACAGAAGGCCAAACCCGGCGAGGTGGGGCGCGAATCCCGTTGCTCAGGCGAATCCAATAGCCAACCGCTGCCCATTGTCGACCGCGCGCTTACCTTCTCCGAAACCGAGGTGCTCAAGCAAAAGCGCTTTGACCAGATGACCGAGGAGGAACTCGAGGCCGCCCGCAAGCTTCTGTACAACTTTGTCTGGAACCCGCCCGAGCGCCGCACCCGACGTCTGAAAGCGTTTGGCAAGGAGCAGCTCGATCTGCGCCGAAGCTTTCGACGTTCACTCAAGCATCAAGGGGAGCTTCTGGAGCTGACAGAACGCTCCCGCAAGCCTAAGCCCCGGCCCATCGTGGCCCTGGCCGACGTCTCGGGCTCCATGGAGCGCTACGCCCGTATGCTGCTGCACTTTTTGCACGCGTTCTCCCTCGAGCAAACCCGAAAGGGCGTGCGCCAGATTGAGACCTTCACCTTTGGCACCCGCCTGACCCGCATAACCCGTACCCTCAAAAAGCGCAGCGTGGATGCAGCCCTGACCGAAGTAGGGCAACAGGTCAAGGACTGGTCGGGCGGAACCCGCATCGGGGCCTGTCTGCACACCTTCAACCACACCTGGGCCAAGCGGGTCTTGGGCCGTGGCGCCATCGTGCTGGTCATCTCCGATGGCTGGGATCAGGGCGCTCCCGAACTGCTGGCCTTCGAGATGGAGCGATTACAAAAGTCCTGCCACCGCCTCATCTGGCTTAACCCCTTGATTGGAACCCCCGGATACCAGCCGCTTACCCGGGGCTTGGTGGCTGCCATGCCTTTCATGGACGACTTCTTGCCGGTGCACAACCTGAAGAGCCTCGAGCAACTGGTAGAAGTCCTGGCCACAGTGCAGCGGCAGCGGGGTAGCATCCACTAG
- a CDS encoding (2Fe-2S)-binding protein, whose amino-acid sequence MEKIKISLNVNGTTHHSEVEPRLLLVHYLRETLGLTGTHVGCDTSQCGACTVHVDGQAVKSCTMFAVQADGSSVTTIEGLGSPGSLHPVQEGFWEMHGLQCGFCTPGMIMATVDLLNKNPSPSEAEIRHALEGNYCRCTGYHNIVRAVQYAADKMAGKVAVAADD is encoded by the coding sequence ATGGAAAAGATCAAGATAAGCTTAAACGTCAACGGAACAACTCACCACAGCGAGGTCGAACCCCGTCTGTTACTGGTGCACTACCTGCGCGAAACCCTGGGCCTCACCGGCACTCACGTCGGCTGTGACACCAGTCAGTGCGGGGCCTGCACGGTGCATGTAGACGGGCAAGCGGTCAAATCCTGCACCATGTTCGCGGTCCAGGCCGACGGTAGCAGCGTCACCACCATCGAGGGCCTGGGCAGCCCCGGCAGCCTCCACCCGGTACAGGAGGGCTTCTGGGAGATGCACGGCCTGCAGTGTGGTTTCTGCACCCCCGGCATGATTATGGCGACGGTAGACCTCCTGAACAAAAATCCCAGCCCCTCCGAGGCCGAGATCCGGCACGCCCTGGAAGGCAATTACTGCCGCTGCACCGGCTATCACAACATCGTACGGGCCGTGCAGTATGCCGCGGACAAAATGGCAGGAAAGGTTGCGGTGGCAGCAGACGATTGA
- a CDS encoding MoxR family ATPase yields the protein MMPQSVEETQQALEAHHYIADKGLSVAVFLALKLGRPLLLEGEPGVGKTEIVKVLAELLQTRLIRLQCYEGLDISSAVYEWDYARQMMQIRLLEASGERNQEKVRHEVFGADFLLKRPLLQALETTDGKAPVLLIDELDRADEEFEAFLLEFLSDWQISVPEVGTLRAERPPVVVITSNRTREIHDALKRRCMYYWIDYPSFDKEYRIVREKVPGIPEKLAQQAVAFVQALRQQDLYKAPGVAETLDWAASLLALGQTELQPEVIEETLGVLLKYQDDVVKAKNQARDLLARAQMQSPL from the coding sequence ATGATGCCCCAATCGGTTGAAGAAACCCAACAAGCCCTCGAGGCCCACCACTACATTGCCGACAAGGGCCTGTCGGTAGCGGTATTTCTGGCGCTGAAGCTAGGTCGTCCGCTGCTGCTGGAGGGTGAGCCGGGGGTGGGCAAGACCGAGATCGTCAAGGTACTGGCCGAGCTGCTGCAAACCCGCCTGATCCGCCTGCAGTGCTACGAGGGGCTGGACATCAGCAGTGCGGTCTACGAGTGGGACTACGCCCGCCAGATGATGCAGATAAGGCTCCTGGAGGCCAGCGGTGAGCGCAACCAGGAAAAGGTGCGGCACGAGGTCTTTGGGGCCGATTTCCTGCTCAAGCGCCCGCTGCTGCAAGCCCTGGAAACCACCGACGGCAAGGCCCCGGTGCTGCTGATTGACGAGCTGGACCGGGCCGACGAGGAGTTCGAGGCGTTTTTGCTCGAGTTCCTCTCGGACTGGCAAATTTCCGTGCCCGAGGTGGGCACCCTGCGGGCCGAACGGCCCCCGGTGGTAGTGATTACCTCCAACCGCACCCGGGAGATTCACGATGCCTTGAAGCGCCGTTGCATGTACTACTGGATCGACTACCCCAGCTTCGACAAAGAGTACCGCATCGTGCGGGAGAAAGTGCCCGGCATACCAGAAAAACTGGCCCAGCAGGCAGTGGCCTTTGTGCAGGCCCTGCGCCAGCAGGACCTCTACAAAGCGCCTGGCGTAGCCGAAACCCTGGACTGGGCCGCCTCGCTCTTGGCCCTGGGCCAAACCGAGCTGCAGCCCGAGGTTATCGAGGAAACCCTGGGGGTGCTGCTCAAATACCAGGACGATGTGGTCAAGGCCAAAAACCAGGCCCGCGACCTGCTGGCTAGAGCCCAGATGCAAAGCCCCCTATGA
- a CDS encoding xanthine dehydrogenase family protein subunit M: protein MYTAPFTYKKAGSISEAISLLQQHPDAKLLAGGHSLIPTMKLRLAAPSALIDISKVAELRGVRREGDQLVIGAMTTYHELETSDLLKAHCPLLPQAVYHIGDPMVRAKGTIGGSLAHADPAADLPASMLALGARIKVQGPSGTRVIEADNFFTGMFSTALQEGEILTEVHIPIRNGARMAYAKFPHPASRYAVVGVAVVVDGGNVRAAVTGAGEHAMRLGKLEQALSGQPLTAANIAAACQGLLPPDNLNHDLAASREYRAHLVDVMAKRALMQAAGL, encoded by the coding sequence ATGTACACAGCTCCGTTTACGTACAAAAAAGCCGGTAGTATCTCTGAAGCCATCAGCCTCCTCCAGCAGCACCCCGACGCCAAGCTGCTGGCGGGTGGCCACAGCCTGATTCCGACCATGAAGCTGCGCCTGGCCGCGCCCTCGGCCCTGATCGATATTTCCAAAGTGGCCGAGCTGCGCGGGGTTCGGCGCGAGGGCGACCAACTGGTGATTGGGGCCATGACCACCTACCACGAGCTGGAGACCTCCGACCTGCTGAAGGCCCACTGCCCCCTTTTACCCCAGGCGGTCTACCACATCGGCGACCCCATGGTGCGGGCCAAAGGCACCATCGGCGGTTCGCTGGCCCACGCCGACCCCGCCGCCGACCTGCCCGCCTCCATGCTAGCGCTGGGGGCCAGAATAAAGGTGCAGGGCCCGAGCGGCACCCGGGTCATCGAGGCCGATAACTTCTTCACCGGCATGTTCAGCACGGCCCTGCAAGAGGGAGAAATCCTCACCGAGGTACACATTCCCATCCGCAACGGAGCCAGGATGGCCTACGCCAAATTCCCGCACCCGGCCAGCCGCTACGCGGTGGTGGGGGTGGCGGTGGTGGTGGACGGGGGCAACGTCAGGGCCGCGGTGACGGGCGCCGGTGAGCACGCCATGCGCCTGGGCAAGCTCGAGCAAGCCCTCTCCGGCCAACCCCTGACCGCAGCCAACATTGCGGCGGCCTGTCAGGGGTTGCTACCCCCCGATAACCTGAACCACGACCTCGCCGCCTCCAGGGAGTACCGCGCGCACCTGGTGGACGTGATGGCCAAACGGGCCCTGATGCAAGCCGCCGGACTGTAA
- a CDS encoding molybdopterin cofactor-binding domain-containing protein has protein sequence MANKFFGKAMKRVEDPRFITGTGNYTDDMTLPGMVHAAMVRSPYAHARIKKIDASKALAYPGVLAVITGQEMKDAGINSIPTGWLHPGIKTPPHYAITFDKARHVGDIVAAVIAENRQIAEDAAQLVEVDYEPLPAVALGSDALKPGAPAVHDDVPDNVCFTWSIGDKAAVDAAFASAYKTVKLNLRNNRLVPNAMEPRASLAQYLKASDEYTLWTTSQNPHIHRLLIAAFIMGIPEHKLRVIAPDVGGGFGSKIYQYPEEIIVLYAAKKLNRPVKWTARRSESFVTDSHGRDHETVAEMAVDQNGKITAVRVDTIANMGAYLTTFAPAVPTYLYGCLLAGTYTTPHIYCHVTAPFTHTTPVDAYRGAGRPEATYLLERLVDVMAHELGMDPVEFRRKNLIPPDAFPYQTPVALQYDSGNYEANLDKALEMVNYPALRKQQEEWRKQGRYMGIGVITFIEACGLAPSALVGSLGAQAGQWESALVRVMPTGKVEVFTGTHSHGQGHETAFAQVVADELQIPVEDVVLVHGDTGRMPYGWGSYGSRSAPTGLSAIVLATRKIVDKAKKIAAHLLEASPDDIVHEDGKFMVKGVPDKAKTFFDIALMAHLAHNYPADLEPGLEATHFYDPKNFVFPFGTHIAVVEVDPDTGKVKLLRYLSVDDCGPVINPLIADGQVHGGIAQGLGQALLEEAVYDKEGQILSGNFLEYTLPRADDMVQIEHDHTVTPCPHNPLGIKGIGEAGTIASTAAVANAVMDALRPFGIVHLDMPYTPEKVWRAIQGAKPLAQAAD, from the coding sequence ATGGCCAACAAGTTTTTTGGCAAGGCGATGAAGCGGGTCGAAGACCCCCGCTTCATTACCGGAACCGGTAACTACACCGATGACATGACCCTCCCCGGCATGGTTCATGCGGCAATGGTTCGTTCGCCCTATGCCCATGCCCGCATCAAAAAGATTGATGCCTCCAAAGCCCTCGCCTACCCTGGCGTTCTGGCCGTCATCACCGGGCAGGAAATGAAGGATGCAGGCATCAATAGCATCCCCACCGGCTGGCTGCACCCCGGCATCAAGACCCCACCCCACTACGCCATCACCTTCGACAAAGCCCGGCATGTGGGCGACATCGTGGCAGCCGTGATTGCCGAAAACCGCCAGATTGCCGAGGATGCCGCCCAGCTGGTAGAGGTGGATTACGAGCCCCTCCCCGCGGTGGCCCTGGGCAGCGATGCCCTCAAACCCGGCGCACCCGCCGTTCACGACGACGTGCCCGACAATGTTTGCTTCACCTGGAGCATCGGCGACAAGGCCGCCGTGGACGCCGCTTTTGCCAGCGCTTACAAAACCGTTAAGCTCAACCTGCGCAACAACCGGCTGGTGCCCAACGCCATGGAACCCCGCGCCAGCCTGGCCCAGTACCTGAAGGCTTCGGACGAGTACACCCTCTGGACCACCAGCCAGAACCCCCACATCCACCGCCTCTTGATTGCCGCTTTTATTATGGGCATCCCCGAGCACAAGCTGCGGGTGATTGCCCCGGATGTGGGCGGGGGCTTCGGCTCCAAGATTTACCAGTACCCCGAAGAGATTATCGTTCTATACGCCGCCAAAAAGCTAAACCGCCCGGTCAAGTGGACTGCCCGGCGCTCGGAGAGCTTCGTGACCGACTCCCACGGGCGCGACCACGAGACCGTGGCCGAGATGGCCGTAGACCAAAACGGCAAAATTACCGCCGTGCGGGTGGACACCATCGCCAACATGGGAGCCTACCTGACCACCTTTGCCCCGGCAGTGCCCACCTACCTGTACGGCTGTTTGTTGGCGGGCACCTACACCACCCCACACATCTACTGCCATGTGACCGCCCCCTTCACCCACACCACGCCGGTAGACGCCTACCGGGGGGCCGGGCGGCCCGAGGCCACCTACCTGCTCGAGCGCCTGGTGGACGTCATGGCCCACGAGCTGGGCATGGATCCGGTGGAGTTCCGCCGCAAGAACCTGATTCCCCCCGATGCCTTCCCCTACCAAACCCCGGTGGCCCTGCAGTACGACTCCGGCAACTACGAGGCCAACCTCGACAAAGCCCTGGAAATGGTGAACTATCCTGCGCTTCGCAAGCAGCAGGAGGAGTGGCGCAAGCAGGGCCGCTACATGGGCATTGGGGTCATCACCTTCATCGAGGCCTGCGGGCTGGCCCCCTCGGCCCTGGTGGGGAGCCTGGGCGCACAGGCCGGGCAGTGGGAAAGCGCTTTGGTGCGGGTGATGCCTACCGGCAAGGTGGAGGTGTTCACCGGCACCCACAGCCACGGCCAGGGCCACGAGACGGCCTTTGCCCAGGTGGTGGCCGACGAGCTGCAAATCCCGGTGGAGGACGTGGTGCTGGTGCACGGCGACACCGGGCGGATGCCCTATGGCTGGGGTTCGTACGGTTCGCGCTCGGCCCCCACCGGCCTCTCGGCCATTGTGCTGGCTACCCGCAAGATTGTGGACAAAGCCAAGAAGATTGCCGCCCACCTGCTCGAGGCCAGCCCGGATGACATCGTGCACGAGGACGGCAAGTTCATGGTAAAAGGGGTGCCCGACAAGGCCAAGACCTTCTTCGACATCGCCCTGATGGCCCACCTGGCCCACAACTACCCCGCCGACCTCGAGCCTGGGTTAGAGGCCACCCACTTCTACGACCCCAAAAACTTCGTCTTCCCCTTCGGCACCCACATCGCGGTGGTGGAGGTAGACCCCGACACCGGCAAAGTTAAGCTGCTGCGCTACCTCTCGGTGGACGACTGCGGCCCGGTGATCAACCCGCTCATTGCCGATGGTCAGGTGCACGGGGGCATCGCCCAGGGGCTGGGCCAGGCCCTGCTGGAAGAGGCCGTTTACGACAAAGAAGGCCAGATTCTCTCGGGCAACTTCCTCGAGTACACCCTGCCCCGCGCCGACGACATGGTGCAGATCGAGCACGACCACACTGTTACGCCCTGCCCGCACAACCCCCTGGGCATTAAAGGCATCGGCGAGGCCGGTACCATCGCCTCCACGGCTGCGGTGGCCAATGCCGTCATGGATGCCCTGCGGCCCTTCGGCATCGTGCACCTCGACATGCCCTACACCCCCGAGAAGGTCTGGCGGGCCATTCAGGGGGCCAAACCACTGGCTCAAGCTGCCGACTAA
- a CDS encoding PQQ-dependent dehydrogenase, methanol/ethanol family, translated as MSAQAQYQPVTDARLLNPEPGNWLMWRRTYDNWGYSPLNKINTSNVSRLVPVWAFSTGVTQGHEAPPIVNGNFMYITAPYNKLYALNARTGQLIWKYERQLPNDVVTCCDVVNRGVALYGDKVFMGTLDAHLIAFDARTGKIVWDVTVEDYKTRHTITSPPVVAKGKVITGVHGGEFGVRGFLAAYDPNTGKQLWKTYTTAADDSWPGDSWKNGGASTWLTGSYDPRTNTLFWGTSNPSPWMDAARDPDKHDLRWTVSVLGFDPDTGRIKSSFQYSPNDAWDYDGVNEQILITLNNRPTLISAHRNGYLYNLDRTGGGLRFVNAFKYAYANIYKSIDRNGRPVWNPEHRPDIGKTVNACPSFLGGKNWNPAAYSPQTGLVYIPSNDWCMDIRGAQVQYTAGEAFVGAEFEMNVVPGLNHVGALRAVNPATGRIVWEQKFRAPLWGGVLTTAGGLVFTGTLDDRGFHAFDARSGRKLWSFTTNSGVIGVPMSYEVGGTQYIAVYSGFGGAIPLWAGPVAKLTQNVPMGGVLWVFAVR; from the coding sequence TTGTCAGCTCAAGCACAGTATCAGCCGGTTACCGATGCCAGGCTCCTCAACCCGGAGCCTGGCAACTGGCTGATGTGGCGGCGTACATACGACAACTGGGGTTATAGCCCTCTAAATAAGATTAACACCTCCAACGTCTCCCGCCTAGTGCCGGTATGGGCTTTCTCTACCGGGGTTACTCAGGGGCACGAGGCCCCTCCTATCGTCAACGGCAACTTCATGTATATCACCGCGCCGTACAACAAGCTCTACGCCCTCAACGCCCGCACTGGCCAGCTCATCTGGAAGTACGAGCGTCAGCTGCCCAACGATGTGGTAACCTGCTGCGACGTGGTCAACCGGGGGGTGGCCCTGTATGGCGATAAGGTCTTCATGGGCACTCTCGACGCTCACCTGATAGCCTTCGATGCGCGCACAGGCAAGATCGTCTGGGATGTGACTGTGGAGGACTACAAAACCCGCCACACCATCACCTCCCCCCCGGTCGTGGCCAAGGGTAAGGTAATCACCGGCGTCCACGGGGGCGAGTTTGGTGTGCGTGGTTTCCTGGCGGCCTACGATCCCAACACCGGCAAGCAGCTCTGGAAAACCTACACCACCGCCGCCGACGATAGCTGGCCCGGGGATAGCTGGAAGAACGGTGGCGCCTCGACCTGGCTCACCGGCAGCTACGACCCCCGCACCAACACCCTCTTCTGGGGCACTTCCAACCCGTCGCCCTGGATGGACGCGGCTCGTGATCCAGACAAGCACGATCTAAGGTGGACCGTCTCGGTGCTGGGCTTTGACCCCGACACCGGGCGCATCAAGTCCTCGTTCCAATACAGCCCCAACGATGCTTGGGACTACGACGGGGTCAACGAGCAGATCCTCATTACCCTCAACAACCGTCCCACCCTGATTTCTGCGCACCGCAACGGTTACCTTTATAACCTAGACCGTACCGGGGGCGGCCTACGCTTTGTCAACGCCTTCAAGTATGCCTACGCCAACATATATAAGAGCATAGACCGCAACGGGCGGCCCGTTTGGAACCCTGAGCATCGTCCCGACATTGGCAAGACCGTTAACGCCTGCCCAAGCTTCCTGGGTGGGAAAAACTGGAATCCTGCTGCCTACTCGCCCCAGACCGGACTGGTCTATATCCCCTCCAACGACTGGTGCATGGACATCCGCGGTGCCCAAGTGCAGTACACGGCAGGTGAAGCCTTTGTGGGCGCCGAGTTTGAAATGAACGTGGTACCGGGCCTTAACCACGTGGGCGCACTTCGCGCAGTCAATCCGGCCACTGGTCGCATCGTCTGGGAACAAAAGTTCAGGGCTCCACTCTGGGGCGGCGTTCTTACTACAGCCGGAGGTCTGGTCTTTACCGGCACCTTGGATGACCGAGGCTTCCATGCTTTCGATGCCCGTAGCGGCAGGAAGCTATGGAGCTTCACCACCAACTCAGGCGTCATTGGGGTACCCATGAGTTACGAAGTTGGAGGCACTCAGTACATTGCGGTTTACTCGGGCTTCGGCGGGGCTATACCGCTATGGGCCGGCCCGGTAGCCAAGCTGACCCAGAATGTCCCGATGGGCGGCGTACTCTGGGTATTTGCTGTGAGGTAG